A region from the Aegilops tauschii subsp. strangulata cultivar AL8/78 chromosome 5, Aet v6.0, whole genome shotgun sequence genome encodes:
- the LOC109773998 gene encoding uncharacterized protein, with product MPAAAAMRSGVGADEVHVSSPCPLIPCLDQARHHLGVARRDNARPGSNPPPPRFPPPRRAALFVPSLLRLPLGRRTSQGRGRHGRLYTLSSPTTARGAASPARAPSCRARSSSWAASHASPSRNAAKRTPITVKTKHKIGSKSYSQRNLELTHMNDGTWSNTVLESLQQSTSRGSK from the exons ATGCCGGCGGCGGCAGCGATGCGTTCTGGCGTCGGCGCCGACGAAGTTCACGTCTCATCCCCTTGCCCATTAATCCCGTGTCTGGACCAAGCACGACACCACCTCGGTGTTGCACGCCGCGACAATGCCCGCCCGGGCTCAAACCCTCCTCCCCCACGATTTCCTCCTCCTCGACGCGCCGCTCTCTTCGTCCCTTCTCTCCTCCGCTTGCCGCTTGGTCGTAGAACTAGTCAGGGCAGGGGACGACATGGCCGCCTCTATACATTGTCGTCGCCGACGACCGCCAGAGGAGCAGCTTCCCCTGCACGCGCCCCATCCTGCAGAGCGCGCTCCAGCTCATGGGCTGCAAGCCACGCCTCACCTTCAAG GAACGCAGCCAAAAGAACGCCAATAACCGTGAAGACAAAACACAAAATTGGATCAAAATCTTACTCGCAA AGAAACTTGGAACTCACCCACATGAACGACGGAACATGGTCTAACACGGTCCTAGAAAGTTTAC AACAAAGCACGTCAAGAGGTTCAAAATAA